Proteins encoded by one window of Conger conger chromosome 1, fConCon1.1, whole genome shotgun sequence:
- the LOC133138452 gene encoding sialic acid-binding Ig-like lectin 10: MIGAERLILIGCLLQDSPPKPKLTPEKVVVMEGTSVSLSCSAAAPCPKLPPNLTWTPRLSDSVDQLQENKDNTKSVSSVLTFTASHLHHRQKITYMPQISGSGSCSRTAAEISCSCESRGNPSPSMEWRVSGLRVTNSANRVIREEQLGNTGLRSSLTMRHSQGDTATLLCLSTNALGTSSLQLHAPSPDSGFNITALLISAAAVVGAIVTICLIMKTIQKQGWAIPFLQGWKKRDSESTDTSRMDTVGSPPPAEEDPVYANHSMATTQPRDPQLGGTDPQPLAEDLNKAELETMHYASIKHSPRSVETQGQDAREGAAGHGDDVVYSQVVLEKIMEVNPELCL, encoded by the exons ATGATTGGAGCAGAGAGACTCATCCTCATTGGCTGCCTGCTGCAAG ACTCTCCACCCAAACCCAAGTTAACCCCAGAGAAGGTGGTGGTGATGGAGGGGACCTCTGTGAGTTTGAGCTGCTCTGCTGCAGCcccctgtcccaaactccccccAAATCTGACATGgacccccaggctgagtgacagTGTGGATCAACTGCAAGAGAATAAGGATAATACCAAATCTGTGTCTTCTGTTCTGACCTTCACTGCTTCCCACCTCCACCATAGGCAGAAGATCACCT acatgcctcAGATCTCTGGCTCTGGGAGCTgcagcagaactgcagcagaGATCAGCTGCTCCTGTGAGAGCCGTGGGAATCCCTCTCCCAGCATGGAGTGGCGTGTGTCTGGACTGCGGGTCACTAACTCTGCTAACAGAGTCATCAGGGAGGAGCAGCTGGGGAACACAGGCCTGAGGAGCTCCCTCACCATGCGCCACTCACAGGGAGACACGGCCACTCTCCTCTGCCTCAGTACCAACGCTCTCGGCACCTCCAGCCTCCAGCTCCATGCCCCGTCTCCAGACTCAG GTTTCAACATTACCGCACTGCTGATTAGTGCTGCTGCTGTAGTTGGCGCCATTGTGACTATATGCCTCATCATGAAGACCATTCAaaagcaggggtgggcaattccattcctgcagggctg gaaaaagagagacagtgagtcTACTGATACTAGCAGGATGGACACCGTAGGG AGTCCTCCCCCAGCAGAAGAAGACCCAGTCTACGCCAACCACTCCATGGCAACCACCCAACCCAGGGACCCACAGCTGGGAGGGACAGACCCACAGCCCCTGGCAGAGGACCTAAACAAGGCAGAGCTGGAAACCATGCATTACGCCTCGATAAAGCACTCCCCCCGCTCCgtggagacacagggccaggATGCCCGTGAAGGAGCCGCAGGTCACGGTGACGATGTGGTCTATTCACAGGTGGTGCTGGAGAAAATAATGGAGGTCAACCCAGAACtttgtctttaa